The following coding sequences lie in one Heyndrickxia oleronia genomic window:
- a CDS encoding LytR family transcriptional regulator: MEEKKSRKKKILIIVLSILGVFILGGGAFAYSVYHNINQTAKKIHQPVVKREQPVKREKEVTLKERDPFSVLLLGVDKRKNDKGRSDTIIVLTVNPNKKSVEMLSIPRDTRTEIVGKGTIDKINHAYAFGDVEMSMDTVEKFLGIPIDYYVMVNMQGFKDVVNAVGGVDVKNDLEFTAGKETFAVGNLHLNGSQALKYSRMRHDDPRGDFGRQMRQRQIIDSILEKGASISSLWTYDDILDAVSKNLKTNLTLDDMVDIQSKYKDLRHNIKQFQINGDGKMIDGVWYYLVPEEERQAVSNRLKEHLELPATTESVKTETPQ; this comes from the coding sequence ATGGAAGAAAAGAAAAGTAGGAAGAAAAAAATATTAATCATCGTTTTAAGTATTTTAGGAGTGTTTATTTTAGGTGGCGGCGCCTTCGCCTATTCGGTGTATCACAACATCAATCAGACAGCGAAGAAAATTCATCAACCAGTCGTGAAGCGTGAGCAGCCAGTGAAGCGTGAAAAGGAAGTTACTCTAAAGGAACGTGATCCATTTTCCGTACTATTACTCGGAGTGGATAAACGGAAAAATGATAAAGGACGATCTGACACGATTATCGTTCTTACCGTCAACCCAAATAAAAAGTCTGTTGAAATGCTAAGTATCCCTCGGGATACACGAACTGAAATTGTTGGTAAAGGCACCATCGATAAAATCAATCATGCCTATGCTTTTGGTGATGTCGAGATGTCGATGGATACGGTAGAGAAATTTCTAGGTATTCCAATTGATTATTATGTGATGGTCAATATGCAAGGATTTAAAGATGTCGTGAATGCTGTAGGGGGAGTCGACGTCAAAAATGACTTGGAATTTACGGCAGGGAAAGAAACATTTGCTGTTGGTAATTTGCATTTAAATGGTAGTCAGGCATTAAAGTATTCGCGTATGCGTCATGATGATCCACGTGGTGATTTCGGTCGTCAAATGCGCCAGCGTCAAATTATTGATTCTATCCTTGAAAAAGGGGCTAGCATCTCCTCTCTTTGGACATATGATGACATCCTTGATGCAGTTTCGAAAAATTTAAAAACGAATTTAACATTAGACGATATGGTAGATATCCAAAGTAAATATAAGGATCTTCGACATAATATTAAACAATTCCAAATTAACGGTGACGGCAAAATGATCGACGGCGTTTGGTACTATCTTGTACCAGAGGAGGAACGCCAAGCAGTTTCCAATCGTCTAAAAGAACATTTAGAGTTACCGGCAACTACGGAGAGTGTAAAGACTGAAACACCTCAATAG
- a CDS encoding HIT family protein, translating to MDKNCFICDKHAGTIQTAGKTIYEDEYVYVGHIDHGGEPCYLGHIMIDLKRHVPTLGDMNMDEAKAFGVIIARVSKALLRTENAEHIYSLVSGNSVPHLHMHLVPRYPNTPMEYWGPMSVHDWPDAPMGDQQLVSELCERIKNDLLENNDEAI from the coding sequence TTGGATAAGAATTGTTTCATTTGTGATAAGCATGCTGGAACCATACAAACAGCTGGAAAGACAATTTACGAGGATGAATATGTATATGTCGGTCATATCGATCATGGTGGAGAGCCCTGCTATCTAGGCCATATTATGATTGATTTAAAAAGACATGTGCCTACACTTGGTGATATGAATATGGATGAGGCGAAGGCTTTTGGAGTGATCATAGCAAGAGTGAGTAAGGCTTTATTACGTACGGAAAATGCAGAACATATTTATTCCCTCGTATCAGGAAATTCTGTCCCTCATCTCCACATGCATCTTGTCCCCCGATATCCGAACACACCGATGGAATATTGGGGACCGATGTCTGTTCATGATTGGCCGGATGCTCCGATGGGAGATCAACAATTAGTATCTGAGCTTTGTGAACGAATCAAAAATGACCTCTTGGAGAATAATGATGAAGCAATTTAA
- a CDS encoding protein phosphatase 2C domain-containing protein — MMKQFNWVGSERNFVDEPTINNVGPITVGRFGGNSSSGSNKNEDGCLVWVDEENDWEFAMILDAHYSAESAELVIETFTNKKAEIVDVLVPAVKKDFNKVLEHKILHIFQGEECLQACREVKGETACLIVVRKAQFVWWFSIGDCLLYLHHPELAALGQYQLNQRHFYEWVGQVNTFELDVPCYRLERENYEKVQITSF; from the coding sequence ATGATGAAGCAATTTAATTGGGTAGGAAGCGAAAGGAACTTTGTCGATGAACCAACTATCAACAATGTAGGTCCTATTACGGTAGGGCGTTTCGGGGGAAATTCCTCATCTGGTTCAAATAAAAACGAGGATGGCTGCCTCGTTTGGGTAGATGAAGAGAATGATTGGGAATTTGCAATGATCCTTGATGCCCACTATTCTGCTGAAAGTGCCGAGTTGGTTATTGAAACATTCACCAATAAGAAAGCGGAGATTGTGGATGTTTTAGTCCCTGCTGTTAAGAAAGATTTTAATAAAGTATTAGAACATAAGATTCTACATATTTTTCAGGGGGAAGAATGCCTGCAAGCTTGTCGTGAGGTAAAAGGTGAGACTGCTTGTTTAATTGTTGTACGTAAAGCTCAATTCGTGTGGTGGTTTTCTATTGGAGATTGCCTGCTTTACTTACATCATCCCGAACTTGCCGCATTAGGTCAATACCAACTGAACCAAAGACATTTTTATGAGTGGGTTGGTCAAGTCAATACATTTGAATTGGATGTCCCGTGCTATAGACTGGAACGAGAGAATTACGAAAAGGTTCAAATCACCTCTTTTTAA
- a CDS encoding peptidoglycan endopeptidase — protein MKKPLVSVAATTILTTALAPQAFVYADTYKVQKGDTLWKIANKYGTSVAKLKEWNQLKSDNILLNQSLIVSTSSSKPNQSQSVSKPTVSDQNQVKTYVVKAGDTLSKIASLHNITLAQLQTWNNLNSYLIYPGDTLKVSQSTVSNSGSNSTSNASDVNPAAPTYTVKAGDTLGKISLEFGMTIEELKKLNSLTSDLIYVGQTLITNSNSNQITSPNNGSSSTGYSSQKLIDVAKKYLGTPYVWAGADPSGFDCSGFIYYAFNQAGVQIPRTSSEGYYGRSYYINTPQLGDLVFFADTYKKGISHLGIYIGNNQFIHASDNGVQISSLDNSYWKAHFDGFKRLYIIN, from the coding sequence GTGAAAAAACCATTAGTGTCGGTTGCTGCAACCACGATCCTTACAACCGCCCTTGCTCCGCAAGCATTTGTATATGCAGATACATACAAGGTTCAAAAGGGCGATACCTTATGGAAAATTGCTAATAAATACGGGACATCTGTAGCAAAGTTAAAAGAATGGAATCAATTAAAGTCGGATAATATTCTACTTAATCAGTCCTTAATCGTATCTACTAGCAGTTCCAAACCTAATCAATCGCAAAGTGTTTCCAAACCAACTGTTTCTGATCAGAATCAAGTAAAAACATATGTCGTTAAAGCAGGCGACACCTTATCCAAAATTGCAAGCCTACATAATATCACTTTAGCTCAACTTCAAACATGGAATAATCTTAATTCCTATTTGATCTACCCTGGTGATACGTTGAAGGTATCTCAATCAACCGTTTCAAATTCAGGTTCAAATTCCACTTCAAATGCAAGCGATGTCAATCCAGCTGCCCCAACCTACACCGTAAAGGCAGGCGATACTTTAGGAAAAATCAGCTTAGAATTTGGAATGACCATTGAAGAATTGAAAAAACTAAACTCTTTAACATCTGATCTAATCTACGTAGGACAAACACTCATTACTAATTCAAATTCGAATCAAATCACTTCACCAAATAATGGGTCATCATCAACAGGTTACTCAAGTCAAAAGCTAATTGATGTGGCGAAAAAATACTTAGGTACTCCATATGTTTGGGCAGGAGCTGATCCTTCTGGATTCGATTGCAGCGGATTCATTTATTATGCGTTTAATCAAGCTGGAGTTCAAATTCCACGTACATCAAGCGAAGGATATTACGGACGTTCATATTATATAAATACACCACAGCTTGGCGACTTAGTCTTCTTTGCTGATACGTACAAGAAAGGCATATCCCATTTAGGAATATACATAGGAAATAATCAATTTATTCATGCGAGTGATAACGGTGTACAAATTTCATCATTAGATAACTCCTATTGGAAGGCACATTTTGATGGATTTAAGAGATTATATATTATAAATTAG
- a CDS encoding metallophosphoesterase, with protein MKRKIVVTLVLVIEMVVLFSVMPYGAAEESTLAPVQLRILETTDLHGRMMNFDYEENRYTDEFGLVRTASLINNARAEVPNTLLFDVGDLLQGNELAEFAAKKGKVEEGNLHPVFKAMNLLHYDAATFGNHDFHYGFDFLHHSISGANFPYVNANIFINDYNNTDFDDVNFYEPYVILRKKVVDAFGIKHPVNIGVIGFVTPKVMQWEKKSLEGMVKVKDIVSTAEYFIPRMKEEGADIIIALAHSGLDATKNEQDEVYPLSKIEGIDVILFGHRHVVFPDQSRFKNIEGVDNKAGTINGVAGVEAGSWGNYLGIVDLIIEQQEGRWRVTQSKSKAVPIVKTIKKKKKATVSSDKSIVDAVREDHEKTIEYYQKKTARKKRK; from the coding sequence ATGAAGAGGAAAATCGTAGTTACATTGGTTTTGGTGATTGAGATGGTTGTGCTTTTTTCTGTGATGCCATATGGTGCGGCGGAGGAGAGTACATTAGCCCCTGTTCAGTTAAGGATTCTTGAGACAACGGATTTGCATGGTCGGATGATGAATTTCGATTATGAGGAGAATAGATATACAGATGAATTTGGGCTGGTGCGGACGGCCAGCTTGATAAATAATGCTAGGGCTGAGGTACCGAATACGCTTTTATTTGATGTCGGTGATTTATTGCAAGGGAATGAGCTTGCTGAATTTGCTGCCAAAAAGGGGAAGGTGGAAGAGGGGAATTTACATCCCGTTTTTAAAGCGATGAACCTCCTTCATTATGATGCTGCGACATTTGGAAACCATGATTTCCACTACGGGTTTGATTTTCTGCATCATTCAATTTCAGGTGCGAATTTTCCTTATGTAAACGCGAATATCTTTATCAATGATTATAATAATACTGATTTTGATGATGTGAATTTTTATGAACCGTATGTCATTCTTCGGAAGAAAGTGGTGGATGCATTTGGCATTAAGCATCCGGTGAATATCGGGGTCATTGGTTTTGTCACACCTAAGGTGATGCAGTGGGAAAAGAAAAGCTTAGAAGGGATGGTCAAGGTTAAGGATATTGTCTCCACAGCCGAGTATTTCATTCCGAGAATGAAGGAGGAGGGGGCAGACATCATCATTGCACTCGCACATTCCGGACTTGACGCTACAAAGAACGAACAAGATGAAGTGTATCCGCTGAGTAAAATTGAGGGCATTGATGTTATCCTCTTTGGCCATCGACATGTCGTTTTTCCAGATCAATCGAGGTTCAAGAACATTGAAGGTGTAGACAATAAAGCAGGTACGATTAATGGAGTAGCAGGAGTAGAGGCAGGTAGCTGGGGGAATTACCTCGGAATCGTTGACCTCATTATTGAGCAGCAGGAAGGTAGATGGAGAGTCACTCAGTCAAAATCAAAGGCAGTCCCCATTGTGAAAACTATCAAGAAAAAAAAGAAAGCTACTGTTAGTAGTGATAAGTCCATTGTAGATGCCGTACGAGAAGATCATGAGAAAACGATCGAATATTATCAGAAGAAAACAGCCAGAAAAAAAAGAAAGTAA
- a CDS encoding penicillin-binding transpeptidase domain-containing protein → MKKAIFFILLSLFVLAACEKEPTPNERFNEYVKLWEKNNFEKMYSDYLSSHSKKEYKSKDFVDRYPKIYKDLEIKDVKITFKKLKEEDYKKKDKVSVPVKLSFQTMAGAVNYEEKVTLKKEEKDDQANWYIDWKPNLILPGLEKGDKIVPETISPQRGEIRDRNGSGLAINGEIYEVGIVPEKMGGKDAEVKSQLASLLNMSVEEIDNKLNAGWVKPNLFVPIKKISSENEALLQKLWALPGVDKQDTSGRVYPFGEAAAHLVGYVGPITAEELEKQKGKGYTANSVIGKRGLEQLFEEDLRGKAGEKISIIKSDGSEEVIAEEEVKNGKNISVTIDGELQSRIYNEMKGNAGTAAAIHPLTGEVLSLVSSPSFDPNAFALGLSGEEYSKLEKDPLQPLINRFALSYAPGSAIKPITGAIALQNGTLKTTDTKTISGKTWGKGGSWGGYEISRVHATSGPINMETALMYSDNIFFAQAALDMGGDKFVKGLKNFGFAEEIPFTYPLKKSQISSDGTLKDGGILLADTGYGQGQMLTNILQLATAYTPFLNGGDMLKPYLLVGEKNTGIWKEKIISPENAQAVSKMMRQVIADPRGTGHRANLPNVELAGKTGTAELKSSKEDKNGKENGVFVAYDSKNKDLLIALLIEGVQKGGGSKIVVEKVANIFK, encoded by the coding sequence TTGAAAAAAGCTATCTTTTTTATTTTGCTTTCATTATTCGTATTAGCTGCTTGTGAAAAAGAGCCGACACCTAATGAGAGATTCAATGAATATGTAAAGCTTTGGGAAAAAAATAATTTTGAGAAAATGTATTCAGATTATCTTTCATCTCATTCAAAGAAAGAATATAAATCGAAAGACTTTGTTGATAGATATCCGAAAATCTATAAGGATCTTGAGATTAAGGATGTAAAGATTACTTTTAAAAAGTTAAAGGAAGAGGACTATAAAAAGAAAGATAAGGTCTCTGTTCCAGTCAAACTATCGTTTCAAACGATGGCAGGCGCTGTAAATTATGAAGAAAAAGTGACGCTGAAAAAAGAGGAAAAAGATGATCAAGCCAATTGGTATATTGATTGGAAACCAAATTTAATTTTACCAGGACTTGAAAAGGGAGATAAAATTGTACCTGAAACGATTAGTCCGCAAAGGGGAGAAATCCGTGATCGTAACGGAAGTGGCTTAGCGATTAATGGAGAAATCTATGAGGTAGGAATTGTCCCTGAAAAAATGGGTGGTAAGGATGCAGAAGTGAAAAGCCAACTGGCTTCACTATTAAATATGTCTGTAGAGGAAATTGATAACAAGCTAAATGCTGGTTGGGTGAAACCGAACTTGTTTGTCCCAATTAAAAAGATTTCATCAGAGAATGAAGCCTTATTACAAAAATTATGGGCGCTACCGGGAGTAGATAAACAAGATACCTCGGGAAGAGTGTATCCATTCGGAGAAGCAGCTGCCCATTTAGTTGGCTATGTTGGTCCCATTACTGCGGAGGAATTAGAGAAGCAGAAAGGGAAGGGGTACACTGCGAACAGTGTTATTGGCAAACGTGGCTTAGAGCAATTATTTGAAGAGGATTTACGTGGAAAAGCCGGAGAAAAAATTTCGATTATCAAGTCGGATGGATCGGAAGAAGTGATTGCTGAAGAAGAAGTGAAAAACGGGAAAAATATTTCCGTAACGATTGATGGGGAGCTACAAAGCAGAATTTATAATGAAATGAAAGGAAATGCTGGTACAGCTGCTGCCATTCATCCATTAACTGGGGAAGTCCTATCATTGGTAAGTTCTCCATCCTTTGATCCGAATGCATTTGCTTTAGGACTATCAGGTGAAGAATATTCGAAGCTTGAAAAAGATCCATTACAGCCTTTAATTAACCGCTTCGCCCTGTCTTATGCACCGGGTTCAGCCATCAAGCCAATCACGGGCGCAATTGCCTTGCAAAATGGAACCTTAAAAACGACCGATACTAAAACGATTAGCGGCAAAACATGGGGAAAAGGTGGAAGCTGGGGTGGATATGAAATTAGTCGTGTCCATGCAACATCTGGCCCAATCAACATGGAAACCGCACTAATGTATTCGGATAATATCTTCTTTGCCCAGGCAGCACTCGATATGGGCGGAGATAAATTTGTTAAAGGATTAAAGAATTTCGGATTTGCTGAAGAAATTCCATTTACCTATCCTTTGAAAAAATCACAAATCTCATCAGATGGAACATTGAAGGATGGAGGAATTCTGCTTGCGGATACAGGCTATGGCCAAGGACAAATGCTTACCAATATCCTGCAGCTTGCAACCGCCTATACCCCATTTTTAAATGGAGGAGACATGCTGAAACCCTATCTTTTAGTAGGTGAAAAGAATACAGGAATCTGGAAGGAAAAAATCATTAGTCCAGAGAACGCACAAGCGGTCTCCAAAATGATGCGACAAGTAATCGCAGATCCACGTGGAACGGGGCATCGAGCAAACCTTCCAAACGTTGAACTAGCTGGAAAAACAGGAACAGCAGAACTCAAAAGCTCCAAAGAAGATAAAAACGGAAAAGAAAACGGCGTCTTCGTCGCTTACGATTCCAAAAACAAAGACCTCCTCATCGCCCTCCTCATCGAAGGCGTCCAAAAAGGCGGAGGCAGTAAAATCGTTGTAGAAAAAGTAGCAAATATCTTCAAATAG